The genomic interval ATTAAATTAATTAAAATAAACTGTAATATATATATTTCTTGTTTTTTTGTAGATTAGATTGATGGGCGAACGACGGGAATTGAACCCGCGCATGGTGGATTCACAATCCACTGCCTTGATCCACTTGGCTACATCCGCCCAAAGGAGAAATTTCCTAGACTACTCTTTTTGTAGTCTTTTGTTATCATTTTTCTGTTTTTTCTAATTCTATTTATGTTTCCATTCTTTTTTTATCTGCTAATATGTATAAAAAAAGTAAAGGAGCAATAGAAACTGCGTTGATATTGCTCCTTTACTTTCAAAAACTCGTATCCCTTAAGACAAAAATATTATCCATTTAGAGATGGAGCCTCGACTGCAGCTAGGTCTAGAGGGAAGTTATGAGCATTACGTTCATGCATAACTTCCATACCAAGATTAGCTCGGTTAATAATATCAGCCCAGGTGTTAATTACACGACCTTGACTATCAACTACAGATTGGTTGAAATTGAAACCATTTAAATTGAAAGCCATAGTGCTAATACCTAACGCGGTAAACCAGATACCTACTACAGGCCAAGCAGCTAGGAAGAAATGTAAAGAACGAGAATTGTTGAAACTAGCATATTGGAAGATCAATCGTCCAAAATAACCATGAGCAGCCACAATATTATAGGTTTCTTCCTCTTGACCGAATCTGTAACCTTCATTAGCAGATTCATTTTCTGTGGTTTCCCTAATCAAACTAGAAGTTACCAAGGAACCGTGCATTGCACTGAATAGGGAGCCGCCGAATACACCAGCTACGCCTAACATATGAAATGGATGCATAAGAATATTGTGTTCAGCCTGAAATACAATCATAAAATTGAAGGTACCAGAAATTCCTAGAGGCATACCATCCGAAAAGCTTCCTTGACCAATTGG from Arachis hypogaea chloroplast, complete genome carries:
- the psbA gene encoding photosystem II protein D1, whose product is MTAILERRESESLWGRFCNWITSTENRLYIGWFGVLMIPTLLTATSVFIIAFIAAPPVDIDGIREPVSGSLLYGNNIISGAIIPTSAAIGLHFYPIWEAASVDEWLYNGGPYELIVLHFLLGVACYMGREWELSFRLGMRPWIAVAYSAPVAAATAVFLIYPIGQGSFSDGMPLGISGTFNFMIVFQAEHNILMHPFHMLGVAGVFGGSLFSAMHGSLVTSSLIRETTENESANEGYRFGQEEETYNIVAAHGYFGRLIFQYASFNNSRSLHFFLAAWPVVGIWFTALGISTMAFNLNGFNFNQSVVDSQGRVINTWADIINRANLGMEVMHERNAHNFPLDLAAVEAPSLNG